The following proteins come from a genomic window of Heyndrickxia acidicola:
- a CDS encoding small, acid-soluble spore protein K produces the protein MRNKAKGFPYGNDNKFEGEPRAKAEYASKRADGSINTHPQERMRASSQRDQDSADLF, from the coding sequence ATGAGGAACAAAGCTAAGGGCTTTCCATATGGGAACGATAACAAGTTTGAAGGCGAGCCGCGTGCAAAAGCAGAGTATGCATCCAAACGGGCAGATGGTTCCATCAATACCCATCCTCAGGAACGCATGAGAGCATCCAGCCAGCGTGATCAAGATTCGGCAGATCTTTTTTAA